A window of Gasterosteus aculeatus chromosome 9, fGasAcu3.hap1.1, whole genome shotgun sequence contains these coding sequences:
- the b3galt9 gene encoding beta-1,3-galactosyltransferase 9, whose translation MKCSPCKLRTHQWCFLLFNVVLFHALLFGADIVEEYLLQPTPAVYTDGIVVDVRERARKLDLSSARENISHDYPMTNPNACRNSNLFLLALVFSSTANVTQRDAVRKTWANQTLIQGFPVRILFFLGSTDTFAAQKALAIESDRHGDMVQGHGVADSSLRGPTEMTVSALRWVIAFCPVARFVLLTKDSVFVNLPAIGGYLLGLHRHPEDFYLGRVIQRESPDRDPKSPGYLPPALYPDKYLPEYCDGMAYVLSQDVVRKVYVASAAVRAPVRPDVFVGFCAQKAGVTPKHSSRFSGEKHIRYNACCYRYLFSSAVMESHDLERVWADLGQKSGRCSLLQTYSGLLICKTLTYLDKLSFFNSKG comes from the exons ATGAAG TGCTCTCCGTGCAAGTTGCGAACCCACCAGTGGTGTTTCCTCCTTTTCAACGTCGTCCTCTTCCATGCCCTGTTGTTTGGGGCGGACATTGTCGAGGAGTACCTCTTGCAGCCCACGCCTGCGGTCTACACCGATGGCATAGTTGTTGATGTaagagagagagcaaggaaACTAGATCTGAGCAGCGCCAGGGAGAACATTTCCCACGACTACCCAATGACTAACCCCAATGCCTGCAGAAACTccaacctcttcctcctcgctctGGTTTTCAGCTCCACAGCTAATGTCACCCAAAGAGATGCAGTGAGGAAGACATGGGCCAACCAAACGCTCATACAAGGCTTCCCAGTTCGGATACTGTTCTTCCTTGGATCAACCGACACTTTCGCTGCACAAAAGGCCCTCGCGATAGAGTCTGACCGTCACGGGGACATGGTCCAAGGTCACGGTGTGGCTGACTCATCTCTCCGGGGCCCAACAGAGATGACAGTGTCGGCCCTCCGCTGGGTGATCGCCTTCTGTCCTGTGGCACGCTTTGTTCTGCTGACCAAGGACTCTGTGTTTGTGAACCTCCCAGCCATCGGAGGCTACCTACTCGGGCTGCACCGGCACCCAGAGGACTTTTATTTAGGAAGGGTGATCCAGAGAGAATCCCCTGACAGGGACCCCAAAAGTCCTGGCTACCTGCCGCCAGCACTCTACCCTGATAAGTACCTACCTGAATACTGTGATGGAATGGCCTACGTTCTATCCCAGGATGTGGTCAGAAAAGTGTATGTGGCGTCTGCAGCGGTCCGTGCGCCTGTGCGGCCGGATGTTTTTGTGGGCTTTTGTGCTCAGAAGGCTGGCGTCACACCAAAACACAGCTCCAGGTTCTCAGGAGAGAAACATATCCGCTATAACGCCTGCTGTTACCGCTATTTGTTCAGCTCGGCAGTGATGGAAAGCCACGATCTAGAAAGAGTGTGGGCGGACCTGGGACAGAAGAGTGGAAGATGCTCACTGTTACAGACCTACTCTGGCCTGTTGATCTGCAAGACTCTCACATATCTAGATAAACTATCCTTTTTCAACTCTAAGGGATGA